One part of the Fusobacterium pseudoperiodonticum genome encodes these proteins:
- a CDS encoding AAA family ATPase, whose translation MKKGIGLGIDDFRKIIKEDCYYFDKTNWIEELLKDRTQIKLFTRPRRFGKTLNMSTLKYFFDVKNAEENRKLFKDLYIEKSEYFKEQGQYPVIFISLKDLKKNTWEECFFEIKELLRNLYNDFYHIRESLNESDLKEFDKIWLKEKEASYDNSLLNLTKYLYNYYKKEVVLLIDEYDNPLIVANQKKYYKDSINFFRNFFSMALKTNPYLKTAVLTGIVQVAKEGIFSGLNNVITYNILKDKFETFFGLSEEEVEEALKYFEMEYQIEEVKKWYDGYKFGEKEIYNPWSILNYLSNGKLQAYWVNTSDNALIYENLSVANMDVFNSLEKLFEGKEIKKEISPFFTFEELERYNGIWQLMVYNGYLKLNQKLEDDEYLLTIPNYEIQTFFKKGFIDKYLIGSNYFNPIMRTLLEGNIDEFGRMLEEIFLINTSFHDLKEESVYHTFLLGMLIWLRDKYEVKSNGERGQGRYDILLLPLDKKKPAFVFEFKVSKTIKGLESKAEEALNQIKEKQYDVGIKESGIDKIYRIGLAFKGKKVKIKYELND comes from the coding sequence ATGAAAAAAGGAATAGGTTTAGGAATAGATGATTTTAGAAAGATAATAAAAGAAGATTGTTACTATTTTGATAAAACAAATTGGATAGAAGAGCTATTAAAAGATAGAACTCAGATAAAATTATTTACTAGACCAAGAAGATTTGGAAAGACTTTAAATATGAGCACATTAAAGTATTTTTTTGATGTAAAAAATGCTGAGGAAAATAGAAAACTATTTAAAGATTTATATATAGAGAAATCAGAATATTTTAAAGAACAAGGACAATATCCTGTAATATTTATCTCCTTAAAAGATTTAAAGAAAAATACTTGGGAAGAATGTTTTTTTGAAATAAAGGAATTACTTAGAAATTTATATAATGATTTTTATCATATAAGAGAAAGTTTGAATGAAAGTGACTTAAAAGAATTTGATAAAATTTGGCTAAAAGAAAAAGAAGCTAGTTATGATAATTCTCTTTTAAATCTTACAAAATACCTATATAACTACTATAAAAAAGAAGTTGTATTATTAATAGATGAATATGATAATCCTTTAATAGTTGCTAATCAAAAAAAATACTATAAGGATTCAATAAATTTCTTTAGAAATTTTTTTAGTATGGCATTGAAAACAAATCCATATTTAAAGACAGCTGTATTAACAGGTATAGTTCAGGTAGCAAAAGAAGGTATATTCTCTGGATTAAATAATGTGATAACTTATAATATTTTAAAAGATAAGTTTGAAACATTTTTTGGTTTGAGTGAGGAAGAAGTAGAGGAAGCCTTAAAATATTTTGAAATGGAATATCAAATAGAAGAAGTTAAGAAGTGGTATGATGGCTATAAGTTTGGAGAAAAAGAAATATATAATCCTTGGTCTATACTAAACTATTTATCTAATGGAAAATTACAAGCTTATTGGGTAAATACATCAGACAATGCTCTAATCTATGAGAATTTAAGTGTTGCTAATATGGATGTATTTAACTCTTTAGAAAAACTATTTGAAGGTAAAGAGATAAAAAAAGAAATAAGTCCATTTTTTACTTTTGAAGAATTGGAAAGATATAATGGAATATGGCAGTTAATGGTCTATAATGGCTATCTAAAATTAAATCAAAAATTGGAAGATGATGAGTACTTGTTGACTATACCAAACTATGAGATACAAACATTTTTTAAGAAGGGCTTTATAGATAAATATCTGATTGGTTCTAATTATTTCAATCCAATAATGAGAACTTTACTAGAAGGTAATATAGATGAATTTGGAAGAATGTTAGAAGAAATATTTTTAATAAATACAAGCTTTCATGATTTAAAAGAAGAAAGTGTATATCACACTTTTTTACTAGGAATGTTAATCTGGTTAAGAGATAAGTATGAAGTGAAATCAAATGGAGAAAGAGGACAAGGCAGATATGATATTTTACTTTTACCACTTGATAAGAAAAAGCCAGCCTTTGTATTTGAATTTAAAGTATCAAAGACAATAAAAGGATTAGAAAGTAAAGCTGAAGAAGCCTTAAATCAAATAAAAGAAAAACAATATGATGTAGGTATTAAGGAGTCAGGAATAGATAAAATCTATAGAATAGGACTAGCATTCAAAGGTAAAAAAGTAAAAATTAAATATGAACTAAATGATTAA
- a CDS encoding tetratricopeptide repeat protein encodes MKDDLMKLLNELEKEREYHKIITVIEALSDEDKNSKIKLSLAKAYSHIDEFDKTIEILESIKESESNTSIWNYCMGHSHYYLDDISEAEKYLLKALEINPEDKPSNFLLALLYHELGDIDDAQKAIHYLNKSLNYFYTYSNLGADEDITEDLISIEQKLAWNYDKLRNHKEAEIHLRKAISLGDNEEWVYSQLAYNLRSQERYEEALENYQKVIELGRKDTWLYSEIAWTYFLIKKPQLALDYMKKAKELSPVEVDLALITRTASILLALAEHKEAIKMIEEVISKEEYKNDRNLLSNLAYIYIDMKDYKSALIYLQRLKELGRDDEWLNKNLALVYSKLEK; translated from the coding sequence ATGAAAGATGATTTAATGAAACTTCTAAATGAATTAGAAAAAGAAAGAGAATATCATAAAATAATAACTGTGATTGAAGCTCTTTCTGATGAAGATAAAAACTCAAAAATTAAACTAAGTCTTGCTAAGGCATATAGTCATATAGATGAATTTGATAAAACTATAGAAATTTTAGAAAGTATTAAAGAGAGTGAAAGCAACACTTCTATATGGAACTATTGTATGGGACATTCACATTACTATTTAGATGACATCTCTGAGGCTGAGAAATACCTTTTAAAAGCTTTAGAGATTAATCCTGAGGATAAGCCTAGCAATTTTCTTTTAGCTCTGTTATATCATGAATTAGGAGATATAGATGACGCTCAAAAAGCTATTCATTATCTTAATAAGAGTTTAAATTACTTTTATACTTATTCAAACTTAGGTGCTGATGAAGATATAACTGAAGATTTAATTTCTATAGAACAAAAGCTTGCTTGGAACTATGACAAACTTAGAAATCATAAGGAAGCTGAAATACATCTTCGTAAAGCTATTTCTTTAGGAGATAATGAAGAATGGGTTTATTCTCAATTGGCATATAATTTAAGATCTCAAGAAAGATATGAAGAAGCCTTAGAAAATTATCAAAAAGTTATTGAGCTTGGAAGAAAGGATACTTGGCTATATTCTGAAATAGCTTGGACATACTTTTTAATTAAAAAGCCTCAACTAGCTTTAGATTATATGAAAAAGGCCAAAGAACTGTCTCCTGTGGAAGTTGACTTAGCTCTTATCACAAGAACAGCTTCTATCCTTCTTGCCTTAGCTGAACATAAGGAAGCCATTAAAATGATAGAAGAAGTTATTTCTAAGGAAGAATATAAGAATGATAGAAATTTATTATCAAACCTAGCTTACATTTATATTGATATGAAAGATTATAAGTCAGCTTTAATCTATCTACAAAGATTAAAAGAGCTTGGAAGAGATGATGAATGGCTAAATAAAAATTTAGCACTAGTCTATTCTAAATTAGAAAAATAA
- a CDS encoding type II toxin-antitoxin system HicA family toxin, whose translation MSSKDLMKLLKKDGWYLDRVNGSHYQFKHKSKKGLVTLPHPRKDLPIKTVESIFKQAGL comes from the coding sequence ATGAGCTCAAAAGACCTTATGAAATTACTCAAAAAAGACGGTTGGTATCTTGATAGAGTGAATGGTAGTCATTATCAATTCAAGCATAAAAGCAAGAAAGGTTTAGTGACTCTTCCACACCCTAGAAAAGATTTACCTATAAAAACTGTTGAGAGTATTTTCAAACAAGCAGGGCTTTAA
- a CDS encoding type II toxin-antitoxin system HicB family antitoxin translates to MNLTYPAIITHEDDLFYIGFPDIEENIEDCFYVTYGDSFNVAIEMGKEYLILKLEDYENNKKNFPKASSIIDLKNKLKNNQEIVYITINYEYEKSLIKLAYVKKTLTIPSYLDILAKNKNINFSQVLQNALKKELGIEK, encoded by the coding sequence ATGAATTTAACTTATCCAGCAATTATAACTCATGAAGATGACCTATTTTATATAGGTTTTCCAGATATTGAAGAAAATATAGAAGATTGTTTTTATGTAACCTATGGAGATAGTTTTAATGTTGCAATAGAAATGGGAAAAGAATATTTAATATTAAAACTTGAAGATTATGAAAATAATAAAAAGAATTTTCCAAAAGCTAGTTCTATAATAGATTTAAAAAATAAATTAAAAAATAATCAAGAGATTGTATATATTACTATAAATTATGAATATGAAAAATCTTTAATAAAATTAGCTTATGTAAAAAAGACTTTAACTATTCCTAGTTACTTAGATATTTTAGCTAAGAATAAAAACATTAATTTTTCTCAAGTTTTGCAAAATGCTTTAAAAAAAGAATTAGGAATTGAAAAATAA
- the hrcA gene encoding heat-inducible transcriptional repressor HrcA: MRISEREKLVLNAIVDYYLTVGDTIGSRTLVKKYGIELSSATIRNVMADLEDMGFIEKTHTSSGRIPTDMGYKYYLTELLKVEKITQEEIENIRNVYNRRVDELENILKQTSTLLSKLTNYAGIAVEPKPDNTKVDRVELVYIDEYLIMAVIVMEDRRVKTKNIHLPYPITKDEVDKKVIELNDKIKNNEIAINDIEKFFTESSDIIYEHDDEDELSKYFINNLPGVLKDKDIEEVTDVIEFFNERKDIRDLFKKLIEQKAKENSKTNVNVILGDELGIKELEDFSFVYSIYNLGGAQGIIGVMGPKRMAYSKTMGLINHVSREVNKLINSMEREKNKKV, encoded by the coding sequence ATGAGAATTTCTGAAAGAGAAAAACTTGTACTCAACGCTATTGTAGATTATTATCTTACGGTTGGGGACACAATAGGTTCCAGAACATTGGTAAAAAAATATGGAATAGAACTCTCATCTGCTACTATTCGTAATGTTATGGCTGATTTAGAGGATATGGGTTTTATTGAAAAGACACACACTTCCTCAGGACGTATTCCAACAGACATGGGATATAAGTATTACCTAACTGAGCTCCTTAAAGTAGAAAAGATTACACAGGAAGAAATTGAAAATATTAGGAATGTGTATAATCGTAGAGTTGATGAATTAGAAAATATATTAAAACAAACCTCTACTCTACTTTCAAAGTTGACAAATTATGCAGGTATAGCTGTTGAACCTAAACCTGATAATACAAAAGTTGACAGAGTGGAGCTCGTTTATATAGATGAATACCTAATTATGGCAGTTATTGTTATGGAGGATAGAAGAGTAAAAACTAAAAATATCCATTTACCTTATCCTATTACAAAAGATGAAGTAGATAAAAAGGTTATTGAACTAAATGATAAGATTAAAAATAACGAAATTGCTATAAATGATATTGAAAAGTTCTTTACTGAAAGTTCAGACATCATCTATGAACATGATGATGAAGATGAACTTAGTAAATACTTTATCAATAATCTACCAGGTGTTTTAAAAGATAAAGATATTGAAGAAGTTACAGATGTAATTGAGTTTTTCAATGAAAGAAAAGATATCAGAGATCTATTTAAAAAACTTATAGAACAAAAGGCTAAAGAGAATTCAAAGACAAATGTTAATGTAATTCTTGGTGATGAATTAGGTATTAAAGAATTGGAAGATTTTAGTTTTGTCTATTCTATTTATAATCTAGGTGGTGCCCAAGGAATTATAGGAGTTATGGGACCAAAGAGAATGGCATATTCTAAAACGATGGGGCTTATAAATCATGTTAGTAGGGAAGTTAATAAACTCATTAATTCAATGGAAAGAGAAAAAAATAAAAAAGTTTAG
- the grpE gene encoding nucleotide exchange factor GrpE translates to MQDKDIKDEVLEEDINKEEAHEHEHEHGGHTCCGKHGHKHEEETKKLKAEIETLKNDYLRKQAEFQNFTKRKEKEVEELKKFSSEKIITQFLGSLDNFERAIESSIESKDFDSLLKGVEMIVRNLKDIMTSEGVEEISTEGAFNPEYHHAVGVEASEDKKEDEIVKVLQKGYMMKGKVIRPAMVIVCKK, encoded by the coding sequence ATGCAAGATAAAGATATTAAAGATGAGGTTTTAGAAGAGGATATAAATAAAGAAGAAGCTCATGAGCATGAGCATGAACATGGTGGACACACTTGTTGTGGAAAACATGGACATAAACATGAAGAAGAAACTAAAAAACTAAAAGCTGAAATAGAAACTTTAAAAAATGACTATTTAAGAAAACAAGCTGAATTTCAAAATTTTACTAAAAGAAAAGAAAAAGAAGTTGAAGAACTTAAAAAATTCTCTTCTGAAAAAATTATCACTCAATTTTTAGGAAGTTTGGATAATTTTGAAAGAGCTATTGAATCTTCTATTGAAAGCAAAGATTTTGATTCACTATTAAAGGGTGTTGAAATGATAGTAAGAAACCTTAAAGATATCATGACTAGTGAAGGTGTTGAAGAAATATCAACTGAAGGAGCTTTCAATCCAGAATATCATCATGCAGTTGGTGTTGAAGCTAGCGAAGATAAAAAAGAAGATGAAATTGTAAAAGTATTACAAAAAGGTTATATGATGAAAGGTAAAGTTATCAGACCAGCAATGGTTATAGTATGTAAAAAATAA
- the dnaK gene encoding molecular chaperone DnaK codes for MSKIIGIDLGTTNSCVAVMEGGNVTIIPNSEGARTTPSVVNIKDNGEVVVGEIAKRQAVTNPTSTVSSIKTHMGSDYKVEIFGKKYTPQEISAMILRKLKKDAEAYLGEEVKEAVITVPAYFTDSQRQATKDAGVIAGLDVKRIINEPTAAALAYGLEKKKEEKVLVFDLGGGTFDVSVLEISDGVIEVISTAGNNHLGGDNFDDEIIKWLVAEFKKENGIDLSNDKMAYQRLKDAAEKAKKELSTLMETSISLPFITMDATGPKHLEMKLTRAKFNDLTRHLVEATQGPTKTALQDANLNANQIDEILLVGGSTRIPAVQEWVENFFGKKPNKGINPDEVVAAGAAIQGGVLMGDVKDILLLDVTPLSLGIETAGGVFTKMIEKNTTIPVKKSQVYSTYADNQTAVTINVLQGERARASDNHSLGNFNLEGIPAAPRGVPQIEVTFDIDANGIVHVSAKDLGTGKENNVTISGSSNLSKADIERMTKEAEANAEEDKKFQELVEARNKADQLISATEKTLKENPDKVSEGDKKNIEAAIEELKKVKDGDDKSAIDSALEKLSQAANKFAEELYKNAQAQQQAGAQANTDSNENKKDDDVAEAEIVD; via the coding sequence ATGAGTAAAATAATAGGAATTGATTTAGGAACAACAAACTCTTGTGTGGCAGTAATGGAAGGTGGAAATGTAACAATAATACCAAACTCTGAAGGAGCAAGAACTACTCCATCAGTTGTAAACATCAAAGATAATGGAGAAGTAGTTGTAGGAGAAATAGCAAAAAGACAAGCTGTTACAAATCCTACTTCAACAGTAAGTTCAATCAAAACTCATATGGGTTCTGATTACAAAGTAGAAATCTTTGGAAAGAAATATACTCCACAAGAAATTTCTGCAATGATATTAAGAAAATTAAAGAAAGATGCTGAAGCATACTTAGGTGAAGAAGTTAAAGAAGCAGTTATTACAGTACCAGCTTACTTTACTGATTCTCAAAGACAAGCTACAAAAGATGCTGGGGTAATAGCAGGATTAGATGTAAAAAGAATTATAAACGAACCAACTGCTGCTGCTCTTGCTTATGGACTTGAAAAGAAAAAAGAAGAAAAAGTATTAGTATTTGACCTTGGTGGAGGAACATTTGACGTATCTGTTCTTGAAATATCTGATGGTGTTATAGAAGTTATATCAACAGCAGGAAACAACCACTTAGGTGGAGACAACTTTGACGATGAAATTATTAAATGGTTAGTTGCTGAATTTAAGAAAGAAAATGGTATAGATTTATCAAATGATAAAATGGCTTACCAAAGACTTAAAGATGCTGCTGAAAAAGCTAAAAAAGAATTATCAACATTAATGGAAACTTCAATTTCATTACCATTCATAACTATGGATGCAACAGGTCCTAAACACTTGGAAATGAAATTAACTAGAGCTAAATTCAATGATTTAACAAGACACCTTGTTGAAGCAACTCAAGGTCCTACAAAGACTGCTTTACAAGATGCTAACCTAAATGCTAATCAAATAGATGAAATCTTACTTGTTGGAGGTTCTACAAGAATCCCTGCAGTTCAAGAATGGGTTGAAAACTTCTTTGGAAAGAAACCTAATAAAGGAATAAACCCTGATGAAGTTGTTGCTGCTGGAGCTGCTATACAAGGTGGAGTATTAATGGGAGATGTTAAAGATATATTACTTCTTGATGTAACTCCATTATCATTAGGAATTGAAACAGCTGGTGGAGTATTTACAAAGATGATAGAAAAGAATACTACTATCCCTGTTAAAAAATCTCAAGTGTATTCAACTTATGCTGACAACCAAACAGCTGTTACTATAAATGTTTTACAAGGTGAAAGAGCAAGAGCTTCTGATAACCACAGCTTAGGAAACTTCAACTTAGAAGGTATCCCTGCTGCTCCAAGAGGTGTCCCTCAAATAGAAGTTACATTTGATATAGATGCTAATGGTATCGTTCATGTATCTGCTAAAGACTTAGGAACTGGTAAAGAAAATAATGTAACAATTTCTGGTTCAAGTAATCTTTCTAAAGCTGACATTGAAAGAATGACTAAAGAAGCTGAAGCTAATGCTGAAGAAGATAAGAAATTCCAAGAATTAGTTGAAGCTAGAAACAAAGCAGACCAATTAATCTCTGCAACTGAAAAAACTTTAAAAGAAAATCCTGATAAAGTAAGTGAAGGAGATAAGAAAAATATAGAAGCTGCTATTGAAGAATTAAAGAAAGTTAAAGATGGTGATGATAAATCTGCAATAGATTCTGCTTTGGAAAAATTATCACAAGCTGCTAATAAATTTGCAGAAGAACTTTATAAGAATGCACAAGCTCAACAACAAGCAGGTGCTCAAGCTAATACAGATTCAAATGAAAATAAAAAAGATGACGATGTAGCAGAAGCAGAAATTGTAGACTAA
- a CDS encoding methylated-DNA--[protein]-cysteine S-methyltransferase — protein sequence MVRSIKGISFLYNEEIGYLEIIEEKDGISEISFLGNINIEERKSLYNISTESPLTKKCSKQLEEYFSGKRKEFNIKLDVIGTEFQKECWNSLLKIPYGETISYSDEAKIIGKEKAIRAVGSANGKNCIPIIIPCHRVVSKDGSLGGYSGGEGGNKGIEIKKYLLELEKNFK from the coding sequence ATGGTAAGAAGTATTAAAGGTATTTCATTCTTATACAATGAAGAAATTGGATATTTAGAGATAATTGAAGAAAAAGATGGTATAAGTGAAATAAGTTTTTTAGGAAATATAAATATAGAAGAAAGAAAAAGTCTATATAATATTTCTACAGAATCTCCTTTAACAAAAAAATGTAGTAAGCAATTGGAAGAATATTTTTCTGGGAAAAGAAAAGAATTTAATATTAAATTAGATGTTATAGGAACAGAATTTCAAAAAGAATGTTGGAATTCATTGTTAAAAATTCCTTATGGAGAAACTATCTCATATAGTGATGAAGCTAAGATAATTGGAAAAGAGAAGGCTATTAGAGCTGTTGGCTCTGCCAATGGAAAAAATTGTATTCCAATAATTATTCCCTGCCATAGAGTTGTATCTAAAGATGGTAGTTTAGGTGGATATAGTGGTGGAGAAGGTGGAAATAAAGGTATTGAAATAAAAAAATATCTTTTAGAACTTGAAAAAAATTTTAAATAA
- the dnaJ gene encoding molecular chaperone DnaJ codes for MAKRDYYEVLGVDKGASEGDIKKAYRKAAMKYHPDKFANASDAEKKDAEEKFKEINEAYQILSDPQKKQQYDQFGHAAFEAGSGFGGGGFNANGFDFGDIFGDIFGGGGFGGFEGFSGFGDSSRRSYAEAGHDLRYNLEITLEEAAKGVEKTIKYKRNGKCEHCHGTGGEDSKMKTCPTCNGQGTVKTQQRTILGMMQSQTVCPDCHGKGEVPEKKCKHCHGTGIAKETVEKKVNVPAGIDDGQKLKYAGLGEASQSGGPNGDLYIVIRIKSHDIFVRDRENLYCEVPISYSTAVLGGEVEIPTLNGKKTIRVPEGTESGRLLKVKGEGIKSLRGYGQGDIIVKITIETPKKLTDKQKELLQKFEESLNEKNYEQKSGFMKKVKKFFKDIID; via the coding sequence ATGGCAAAAAGAGACTATTATGAAGTCCTTGGAGTAGATAAAGGTGCAAGTGAAGGAGATATAAAGAAAGCATACAGAAAAGCTGCTATGAAGTATCACCCTGATAAGTTTGCAAATGCAAGTGATGCTGAAAAAAAAGATGCAGAAGAAAAATTTAAAGAAATAAATGAAGCTTATCAAATCCTTTCAGATCCTCAAAAGAAGCAACAATATGATCAATTTGGTCATGCTGCTTTTGAAGCTGGATCTGGATTTGGTGGTGGAGGCTTTAATGCTAATGGATTTGACTTTGGTGATATTTTTGGTGATATTTTTGGTGGTGGAGGTTTCGGTGGCTTTGAAGGATTTTCTGGATTTGGTGATTCTTCAAGAAGAAGCTATGCTGAAGCTGGACATGATTTAAGATATAATCTTGAAATCACTTTAGAGGAAGCTGCTAAAGGTGTTGAAAAGACTATAAAATACAAGAGAAATGGAAAATGTGAACATTGTCATGGAACAGGTGGAGAAGACAGCAAAATGAAAACTTGTCCTACTTGTAATGGACAAGGAACAGTAAAAACTCAACAAAGAACTATATTGGGTATGATGCAATCTCAAACTGTCTGCCCTGACTGTCATGGTAAGGGAGAAGTTCCTGAAAAGAAATGTAAACATTGTCATGGAACAGGAATAGCAAAAGAAACTGTTGAAAAGAAAGTTAATGTACCAGCTGGTATAGATGATGGACAAAAATTGAAGTATGCAGGTCTAGGTGAAGCAAGTCAAAGTGGTGGGCCTAATGGAGATTTATACATAGTTATCAGAATAAAATCTCATGATATTTTTGTAAGAGATAGAGAAAATCTATATTGTGAGGTTCCTATATCATATTCAACTGCTGTTTTAGGTGGAGAAGTTGAAATACCTACTTTAAACGGTAAGAAAACTATTAGAGTTCCTGAAGGAACTGAAAGTGGAAGACTATTAAAAGTTAAAGGAGAAGGTATAAAATCTCTTAGAGGCTATGGACAAGGAGATATCATTGTAAAAATTACTATAGAAACTCCTAAGAAACTAACTGATAAACAAAAAGAACTTCTACAAAAATTTGAAGAAAGTTTAAATGAAAAAAACTATGAACAAAAATCAGGATTTATGAAAAAAGTAAAAAAATTCTTTAAAGATATAATTGATTAA
- a CDS encoding flavodoxin: protein MKKSLIVYYSLSGLTKKVVDVLKNFTDADIYEIELEKPYTKLTAYTIGLVHCKTDYEPAIKNEIDLSNYDKIFIGGPAWYFTYAPPIHSFIKKYNLGDKVIYPFGTATSNFGNYFERFSKECKAKEIKNPLEVFKSTFKNGLEDAVKSWLDKEYN, encoded by the coding sequence ATGAAAAAATCATTGATTGTTTATTATTCTTTAAGTGGACTGACAAAAAAAGTTGTAGATGTATTAAAAAACTTTACTGATGCTGATATCTACGAAATAGAGTTAGAAAAACCATATACTAAACTAACAGCTTACACTATAGGTTTAGTTCATTGTAAGACAGATTATGAACCTGCAATTAAAAATGAAATTGACTTATCTAATTATGATAAAATTTTTATAGGTGGTCCTGCTTGGTACTTTACTTATGCACCTCCTATTCATTCTTTTATAAAGAAGTATAATTTAGGTGATAAAGTTATTTATCCTTTTGGAACTGCTACAAGTAACTTTGGTAATTATTTTGAAAGATTCAGTAAAGAATGTAAAGCAAAAGAAATAAAAAATCCTTTAGAAGTTTTTAAATCTACATTTAAGAACGGTTTGGAAGATGCTGTGAAATCTTGGTTAGACAAAGAATATAATTAA
- a CDS encoding class I SAM-dependent methyltransferase: MDQNAEKNEKLESSYDENPYISKTYYHTQPEKLKSNLRLLDFISPDLKNAKVLEIGCSFGGNIIPFAIENPEATVVGVDLSKVQVDEGNKIIDFLGLKNIRIYHKNILDYNEHFEQFDYIICHGVFSWVDENVQKGILKFIKKHLTKNGLAMISYNTYPGWKSLEVSKDAMKFRNRMLAKQNRDVTGKNQIAYGKGILEFLDEYSGLNKRIKDNFAYVTQKNDYYLLHEYFEVYNTPFYVYDFNELLETEGLSHVVDSYLQKSFPFLSNEILDKIENDCQNDYIGKEQYYDYLTDCQFRSSIITHTDNIKDINISRNIKIDSIKALNYRGFYLKNEEGKYVIGEDKEVVESDKKALFLETVAKHYPNTVTVEELEKELGDKLTTVEICEILLVLIYQRKIEVYNDKLTVNKEEKLRISDRYRKYVEYFAETKFPVISSYGLSGINDLGLDLLRANVMLLFDGTRTDDYIVEILKAKHARDEIKVDNTDSKAVETILKEYVATMRTIIEENFLNK, encoded by the coding sequence ATGGATCAAAATGCTGAAAAAAATGAAAAATTAGAAAGTAGTTATGACGAAAACCCATATATTTCTAAAACATATTATCATACACAACCTGAGAAATTAAAATCTAACTTGAGATTATTAGATTTTATTAGTCCAGACTTAAAAAACGCAAAAGTTCTAGAAATTGGTTGTTCATTTGGTGGGAATATAATTCCTTTTGCAATTGAAAATCCTGAAGCAACTGTTGTTGGAGTAGATTTATCTAAGGTTCAAGTTGATGAAGGAAATAAAATAATAGATTTTCTAGGTTTAAAAAATATTAGAATATATCATAAAAATATTTTAGACTATAATGAACATTTTGAACAATTTGACTATATCATCTGCCATGGAGTTTTTTCTTGGGTAGATGAAAACGTCCAAAAAGGTATACTAAAATTTATAAAAAAACATCTTACAAAAAATGGTCTAGCTATGATTTCATACAATACTTATCCAGGTTGGAAGAGTTTAGAAGTATCAAAAGATGCTATGAAATTTAGAAATAGAATGTTAGCTAAACAAAATAGAGATGTAACAGGAAAGAATCAAATTGCCTATGGTAAAGGTATATTAGAGTTCTTAGATGAATATTCTGGTTTAAATAAGAGAATAAAAGATAATTTTGCCTATGTTACCCAAAAAAATGACTACTATTTATTACATGAGTATTTTGAAGTATATAACACTCCTTTTTATGTCTATGACTTCAATGAATTGTTGGAAACAGAAGGATTATCTCATGTAGTTGATAGTTATTTACAAAAATCATTCCCATTTTTATCAAATGAAATCTTAGATAAAATTGAAAATGATTGTCAAAATGACTATATAGGAAAAGAACAATATTATGACTATCTAACTGACTGTCAATTTAGAAGCAGTATTATAACTCATACAGATAATATAAAAGATATCAATATCTCAAGAAATATAAAAATAGATAGTATAAAAGCTTTAAATTATAGAGGTTTCTATCTAAAGAATGAAGAAGGAAAATATGTAATAGGTGAAGATAAAGAAGTTGTGGAAAGTGATAAGAAAGCTTTATTCTTAGAAACAGTGGCTAAACATTATCCTAACACAGTTACAGTAGAAGAGCTTGAAAAAGAATTGGGAGATAAGTTAACTACTGTTGAAATCTGTGAAATTCTTTTAGTTTTAATCTATCAAAGAAAAATAGAAGTTTACAATGATAAATTAACTGTAAATAAAGAAGAAAAGTTAAGAATATCAGATAGATATAGAAAATATGTAGAGTATTTTGCTGAAACTAAATTCCCTGTTATAAGTTCATATGGTTTATCAGGTATCAATGATTTAGGTTTAGATTTATTGAGAGCAAATGTTATGTTACTATTTGATGGAACAAGAACAGATGATTATATAGTAGAAATCTTAAAAGCAAAACATGCAAGAGATGAAATCAAAGTAGATAATACTGATAGTAAGGCAGTAGAAACTATTTTAAAAGAATATGTTGCTACTATGAGAACAATAATAGAAGAAAATTTCTTGAATAAATAA